In Pseudonocardia sp. C8, one genomic interval encodes:
- a CDS encoding excinuclease ABC subunit UvrA, translated as MTTATTSHPADSHDLIRVHGARENNLRDVSVELPKRRLTVFTGVSGSGKSSLVFATIAAESQRMINETYSTFVQGFMPTMARPDVDVLDGLTTAIIVDQERMGGDVRSTVGTATDVGALLRILFSRLGEPHVGSAKAFSFNVASISGAGAVTIEKGGRQIKERREFEIIGGACPRCEGRGTVSDFDLTALYDDSKSIVEGALTIPNYGGDSWYGRIFANSGFFPGDKPIREFTKRQLDALLYHEQTRIKVEGVNVWFEGLIPRIQKSFLAKDRESMQPHIRAFVDRAVVFRTCPDCDGTRLSELARSSKIKGINIADACAMQISDLAEWVRGLERAAGDDAEQSSTIRGVAPLLGSLRETLDSFVEIGLGYLSLDRPSGTLSGGEAQRTKMIRHLGSSLTDVTYVFDEPTIGLHPHDIARMNNLLLRLRDKGNTVLVVEHKPETIVIGDHVVDLGPGAGTDGGQVVYEGTVEGLRTSGTITGRHLGYRARLKESLRAPTGALEVRGANTHNLRDVDVDIPLGVLTVVTGVAGSGKSSLIQGSVAGRDGVVVVDQGAIKGSRRSNPATYTGLLEPIRKAFAKANGVKPALFSANSEGACPNCNGAGVVYTDLAMMAGVATTCEVCEGKRFEASVLEYRFGGLDISEVLALSVAEAEKFFGAGEARIPAAHRIVERLADVGLGYLKLGQPLTTLSGGERQRLKLAVHMGEKGGIYVLDEPTTGLHLADVEQLLALLDRLVDAGKSVIVIEHHQAVMAHADRILDLGPGAGHDGGRIVFEGTPAELVADRSTLTGQHLADYVGS; from the coding sequence ATGACGACCGCCACCACCTCGCACCCGGCAGATTCCCACGACCTGATCCGCGTGCACGGCGCGCGGGAGAACAACCTGCGCGACGTCAGCGTGGAGCTGCCCAAGCGGCGGCTGACGGTGTTCACCGGCGTCTCCGGCTCGGGGAAGAGCTCGCTGGTGTTCGCGACGATCGCCGCCGAGTCCCAGCGGATGATCAACGAGACGTACAGCACGTTCGTGCAGGGGTTCATGCCGACGATGGCCAGGCCGGACGTCGACGTGCTCGACGGCCTGACCACGGCGATCATCGTCGACCAGGAGCGGATGGGCGGCGACGTCCGCTCCACGGTCGGCACGGCGACCGACGTGGGTGCGCTGCTGCGCATCCTGTTCAGCCGGCTGGGGGAGCCGCACGTCGGGTCGGCGAAGGCGTTCTCGTTCAACGTCGCCTCGATCAGCGGCGCCGGCGCGGTGACCATCGAGAAGGGTGGCCGGCAGATCAAGGAGCGGCGCGAGTTCGAGATCATCGGTGGCGCGTGCCCGCGCTGCGAGGGCCGCGGCACCGTCTCCGACTTCGACCTGACCGCGCTCTACGACGACAGCAAGTCGATCGTCGAGGGGGCCCTCACGATCCCCAACTACGGCGGCGACAGCTGGTACGGCCGGATCTTCGCCAACAGCGGCTTCTTCCCCGGCGACAAGCCGATCCGGGAGTTCACCAAGCGGCAGCTCGACGCGCTGCTGTACCACGAGCAGACCCGGATCAAGGTCGAGGGCGTCAACGTCTGGTTCGAGGGGCTCATCCCGCGGATCCAGAAGTCGTTCCTCGCCAAGGACCGGGAGTCGATGCAGCCGCACATCCGCGCGTTCGTGGACCGGGCGGTCGTGTTCCGCACCTGCCCGGACTGCGACGGCACCCGGCTCTCCGAGCTCGCGCGGTCGTCGAAGATCAAGGGCATCAACATCGCCGACGCCTGCGCGATGCAGATCAGCGATCTTGCGGAGTGGGTGCGGGGGCTCGAGCGAGCCGCCGGAGACGACGCGGAGCAGAGCTCGACCATCAGAGGAGTCGCGCCGCTGCTGGGGTCGCTGCGGGAGACACTGGACTCGTTCGTCGAGATCGGACTCGGCTACCTGTCGCTGGACCGGCCGTCGGGGACGCTGTCCGGCGGCGAGGCCCAGCGCACCAAGATGATCCGGCACCTCGGGTCGTCGCTGACCGACGTCACCTACGTGTTCGACGAGCCCACCATCGGGCTGCACCCGCACGACATCGCGCGGATGAACAACCTGCTGCTGCGCCTGCGCGACAAGGGCAACACCGTGCTCGTCGTCGAGCACAAGCCGGAGACGATCGTGATCGGCGACCACGTCGTCGACCTCGGTCCGGGCGCGGGCACCGACGGCGGCCAGGTCGTCTACGAGGGCACCGTCGAGGGGCTGCGGACCAGCGGCACGATCACCGGGCGGCACCTCGGGTACCGGGCCCGGCTCAAGGAGTCGCTGCGGGCACCGACCGGCGCGCTCGAGGTGCGCGGGGCGAACACGCACAACCTCCGCGACGTCGATGTCGACATCCCGCTGGGGGTGCTGACCGTCGTCACCGGGGTGGCCGGGTCGGGGAAGAGCTCGCTGATCCAGGGCTCGGTCGCCGGGCGGGACGGCGTCGTCGTGGTCGACCAGGGCGCCATCAAGGGCTCGCGGCGCAGCAACCCGGCCACCTACACCGGGCTGCTGGAACCGATCCGGAAGGCGTTCGCCAAGGCCAACGGCGTGAAGCCGGCCCTGTTCAGCGCCAACTCCGAGGGGGCCTGCCCGAACTGCAACGGCGCCGGCGTCGTCTACACCGACCTGGCGATGATGGCCGGTGTCGCGACCACCTGCGAGGTGTGCGAGGGCAAGCGGTTCGAGGCGTCGGTGCTGGAGTACCGCTTCGGCGGGCTCGACATCAGCGAGGTGCTCGCCCTGTCGGTGGCCGAGGCCGAGAAGTTCTTCGGCGCCGGCGAGGCCCGGATCCCGGCGGCACACCGGATCGTCGAGCGGCTCGCCGACGTCGGGCTCGGCTACCTCAAGCTCGGCCAGCCGCTGACCACCCTGTCCGGTGGTGAGCGGCAGCGGCTGAAGCTGGCCGTGCACATGGGGGAGAAGGGCGGGATCTACGTCCTCGACGAGCCCACGACGGGCCTGCACCTGGCCGACGTCGAGCAGCTGCTCGCGCTGCTGGACCGGCTCGTGGACGCCGGGAAGTCGGTGATCGTGATCGAGCACCACCAGGCCGTCATGGCGCACGCCGACCGGATCCTCGACCTCGGTCCGGGCGCCGGTCACGACGGCGGCCGGATCGTGTTCGAGGGCACGCCGGCCGAGCTGGTGGCGGACCGGTCCACGCTGACCGGGCAGCACCTGGCGGACTACGTCGGCTCGTGA
- a CDS encoding permease, with the protein MPEPTHTPTRRRTAHAAVVGVLLAAVLFVVVLLWSKWLPYTAQAVRVWDLGTWSGTNVWGAGGVRPGDPPSWHAATSFVVAYGQAVWKALLAALLISAALQALVPRGWMPRLLNRRSRLASALAGGLGSTPSMMCTCCAAPVVVSLRRSGVSTAAAIAYWLGNPLLNPAVLVFLVLVAPWEWTATRLVVGLLIVVGGAALVARLADGRQAPPALADAVPAEPVDAERPARVLSRFAGTLARMAIVLVPEYLVVVLLVGAFRGWLFPIDGAAGAGVLLVVLAAVVGTLMVIPTAGEIPILQGLALAGVAAGPIGALLVTLPVVSLPGIVMVARALGWRATAGTGALAVLGGLLGAGVLLVL; encoded by the coding sequence ATGCCTGAGCCCACCCACACTCCGACCCGACGGCGGACCGCGCACGCCGCTGTGGTGGGCGTCCTGCTCGCCGCGGTCCTGTTCGTGGTCGTCCTGCTCTGGTCGAAGTGGCTCCCCTACACTGCGCAGGCGGTGCGGGTGTGGGACCTGGGCACGTGGAGCGGCACGAACGTGTGGGGCGCCGGCGGCGTCCGGCCGGGGGACCCGCCGTCCTGGCACGCGGCCACGTCGTTCGTCGTCGCCTACGGCCAGGCCGTCTGGAAGGCGTTGCTCGCCGCCCTGCTGATCAGCGCCGCGCTGCAGGCGCTCGTGCCGCGGGGCTGGATGCCGCGGCTGCTCAACCGCCGCAGCCGGCTGGCCAGCGCGCTGGCGGGTGGCCTCGGCAGCACCCCGTCGATGATGTGCACCTGCTGCGCCGCGCCCGTGGTGGTCTCCCTGCGCCGCTCGGGGGTGTCGACCGCGGCGGCGATCGCGTACTGGCTGGGCAACCCGCTGCTCAACCCGGCGGTCCTCGTGTTCCTCGTGCTCGTCGCGCCGTGGGAGTGGACGGCGACCCGGCTGGTCGTCGGCCTGCTGATCGTGGTCGGCGGTGCCGCGCTGGTCGCGCGCCTGGCCGACGGCCGGCAAGCCCCGCCCGCGCTCGCGGACGCGGTCCCGGCCGAGCCGGTCGACGCGGAACGGCCGGCCCGCGTCCTGTCCCGGTTCGCCGGCACGCTGGCCCGGATGGCGATCGTCCTCGTTCCCGAGTACCTGGTCGTCGTGCTGCTGGTGGGCGCGTTCCGCGGCTGGCTGTTCCCGATCGACGGCGCGGCGGGCGCCGGGGTGCTGCTCGTCGTGCTCGCGGCGGTCGTCGGCACGCTGATGGTGATCCCGACGGCCGGGGAGATCCCGATCCTGCAGGGCCTGGCGCTCGCGGGCGTCGCGGCCGGCCCGATCGGTGCACTGCTGGTCACCCTGCCCGTGGTGAGCCTGCCGGGGATCGTGATGGTCGCCCGCGCGCTGGGATGGCGGGCGACGGCCGGGACCGGTGCCCTCGCCGTCCTGGGCGGGCTGCTGGGGGCGGGCGTCCTGCTGGTCCTCTAG
- a CDS encoding ROK family protein has translation MDAKPSLDLVRSLTDEHVLRALMEHRRLTRAELAARTGISKPTVSESVRRLCAAGLVADTGERTTGRGRAGSYYALAGDAGCALVVSVAPDGVVVEALDAYGDVVGRAAEDVVRPARPPQVVAAVEAAVRAARRGGVRFRTAVVSAADPVDRATGRLVHLADAPFLLGELSLQEVLAGSVDGPVLVDNDVNWAARAERAAAPGLDDFVYLYLGEGLGCAVVNDRVVRRGHSGLVGEIAHVPTVGPDGAVVPFTEVFGLLGLRRPGSTAIDVDALRAAAGSAEGAAVLGPLARAVAGVLAAAVAFADPELVVVGGPWGIEPAVLDAVVTEAGRLHRPVEVRAARVADRPELAGARDQGLENLRSLVVDACR, from the coding sequence GTGGACGCCAAGCCGTCGCTGGACCTGGTCCGCTCGCTCACCGACGAGCACGTGCTGCGTGCCCTCATGGAGCACCGGCGCCTCACCCGGGCCGAGCTCGCCGCCCGGACCGGGATCTCCAAGCCGACGGTCTCGGAGAGCGTGCGCCGGCTCTGCGCGGCCGGGCTCGTCGCCGACACCGGGGAGCGGACCACCGGCCGCGGGCGGGCCGGCTCGTACTACGCCCTCGCCGGTGACGCCGGCTGCGCCCTGGTCGTGAGCGTGGCCCCCGACGGCGTCGTGGTCGAAGCCCTCGACGCCTACGGGGACGTGGTGGGCCGCGCCGCCGAGGACGTCGTCCGGCCGGCCCGCCCGCCGCAGGTCGTCGCGGCGGTCGAGGCCGCGGTCCGCGCGGCCCGCCGCGGCGGCGTCCGGTTCCGCACGGCCGTGGTCAGCGCCGCGGACCCGGTGGACCGGGCGACCGGACGCCTGGTCCACCTGGCCGACGCCCCGTTCCTGCTCGGTGAGCTGTCCCTGCAGGAGGTCCTCGCCGGCTCCGTCGACGGGCCCGTCCTGGTCGACAACGACGTCAACTGGGCGGCCCGGGCCGAACGCGCCGCCGCCCCCGGGCTCGACGACTTCGTCTACCTCTACCTGGGCGAGGGACTGGGCTGCGCGGTCGTCAACGATCGCGTCGTCCGGAGGGGGCACTCCGGGCTCGTCGGCGAGATCGCCCACGTGCCCACCGTGGGTCCGGACGGAGCGGTCGTCCCGTTCACCGAGGTCTTCGGCCTGCTCGGGCTCCGGCGGCCGGGCTCGACCGCGATCGACGTCGACGCGCTGCGCGCGGCGGCCGGCTCGGCCGAGGGCGCCGCCGTGCTGGGCCCGCTGGCCCGCGCCGTCGCCGGCGTGCTGGCCGCCGCGGTCGCCTTCGCCGACCCCGAGCTCGTCGTGGTCGGCGGCCCCTGGGGGATCGAACCGGCGGTCCTCGACGCGGTCGTCACCGAGGCCGGGCGGCTCCACCGCCCGGTCGAGGTCCGGGCGGCGCGGGTCGCCGACCGGCCGGAGCTGGCCGGGGCCCGTGACCAGGGTCTCGAGAATCTGCGGTCCCTCGTCGTGGACGCCTGCCGTTGA
- a CDS encoding GPP34 family phosphoprotein, with protein sequence MDDGRALTMPELLTIVLLDPGTGRFVVDRQRAERALAGAVLLDLAARGWLETDGEHSPRLRLVARTGGDVVAERASALPAGWFRAKRGVTRLVPGLRGAVLGALARGGHVDRRPGGFLRFARWWPDPALRDTLLAGIAAALRDGVATDARIAGLVSLLHAVRAEHRVLEGRRRELRDRARLVADGDWAGPAVTAAVREVQAAAAAAAASAAAAGGGT encoded by the coding sequence ATGGACGACGGCAGGGCGCTCACGATGCCCGAACTGCTGACGATCGTGCTGCTCGACCCGGGCACCGGCCGGTTCGTCGTCGACCGCCAGCGGGCCGAACGCGCGCTCGCCGGCGCCGTCCTGCTCGACCTCGCGGCGCGCGGGTGGCTGGAGACCGACGGTGAGCACAGCCCGCGGCTGCGGCTCGTCGCCCGGACCGGTGGCGACGTCGTCGCGGAACGCGCGTCGGCGCTGCCGGCAGGCTGGTTCCGGGCGAAGCGGGGGGTCACCCGGCTGGTTCCCGGCCTGCGCGGTGCCGTGCTCGGCGCGCTCGCCCGCGGCGGGCACGTCGACCGCCGGCCGGGCGGGTTCCTGCGATTCGCGCGCTGGTGGCCGGACCCGGCCCTGCGCGACACGCTGCTGGCCGGGATCGCGGCGGCGCTGCGCGACGGCGTCGCCACCGACGCCCGGATCGCGGGGCTGGTCTCGCTGCTGCACGCGGTGCGGGCCGAGCACCGGGTGCTGGAGGGACGCCGCCGTGAGCTGCGGGACCGGGCCCGGCTCGTCGCCGACGGCGACTGGGCCGGTCCCGCGGTCACCGCGGCGGTCCGCGAGGTCCAGGCCGCCGCGGCCGCGGCCGCGGCGTCGGCCGCGGCAGCAGGGGGTGGCACGTGA
- a CDS encoding VOC family protein, producing the protein MDITIAHSFLPHTDHKASLAFYRDALGFEVRNDVEYGGRHWLTVGPPGQPATSIVLAPPAADPGITEEERRTITEMMAKGTYATIVLSTSDLDSVFERMQAAEIVEVVQEPTDQPWGVRDAAFRDPAGNHVRINQAG; encoded by the coding sequence ATGGACATCACGATCGCGCACAGCTTCCTCCCGCACACCGACCACAAGGCCTCGCTGGCCTTCTACCGCGACGCCCTGGGCTTCGAGGTCCGCAACGACGTCGAGTACGGCGGCCGGCACTGGCTCACCGTCGGCCCGCCCGGACAGCCCGCCACCTCGATCGTGCTCGCGCCCCCCGCGGCGGACCCGGGGATCACCGAGGAGGAACGGCGGACCATCACCGAGATGATGGCGAAGGGCACCTACGCCACGATCGTCCTCTCGACCTCCGACCTGGACTCGGTGTTCGAGCGCATGCAGGCGGCCGAGATCGTCGAGGTCGTCCAGGAGCCGACCGACCAGCCCTGGGGCGTGCGGGACGCCGCGTTCCGCGACCCGGCCGGCAACCACGTCCGGATCAACCAGGCCGGCTGA
- a CDS encoding helix-turn-helix transcriptional regulator, whose amino-acid sequence MTSSDDQRLRDLARLRRVRDRIDREYARPLDVEALARGEHMSAGHLSREFRRAYGESPYSYLMTRRIERAMALLRRGDLSVTEVCFEVGCSSLGTFSTRFTELVGMSPSVFKRECADGTEGIPACVAKQVTRPVRNREAPRRAQSLA is encoded by the coding sequence GTGACCAGCAGCGACGATCAGCGCCTGCGCGATCTGGCCCGGCTGCGCCGGGTCCGGGACCGGATCGACCGCGAGTACGCGCGGCCGCTCGACGTCGAGGCGCTCGCCCGCGGTGAGCACATGTCCGCGGGCCACCTGTCACGCGAGTTCCGGCGGGCCTACGGCGAGTCGCCCTACAGCTACCTCATGACCCGGCGGATCGAACGCGCGATGGCGCTGCTGCGGCGCGGGGACCTGTCCGTCACCGAGGTGTGCTTCGAGGTCGGGTGCTCGTCGTTGGGCACGTTCAGCACCCGGTTCACCGAGCTCGTCGGCATGTCGCCGAGCGTGTTCAAGCGGGAGTGCGCGGACGGCACCGAGGGCATCCCGGCCTGTGTGGCCAAGCAGGTCACCAGACCGGTCAGGAATCGAGAAGCCCCGAGGCGGGCGCAGTCCCTAGCGTGA
- a CDS encoding acetylxylan esterase produces the protein MHAVAAAFSLVVLAASGAGDRPVPQESVRVAQAAVTGPADDHGRPDGEQDPAEPLTIDGTAYPDPLRAANGEPVTGVAAWEGTRRGELLADFREHVYGQPLPAPAAQDFRVTEADAGGVTRKTVTITVTGPHGTAGFDLRLFVPKTPGPPRGTFLMIDHRGSVDDDPQQSSGYAPVSTITRAGYAFAAIDAEAIAPDGDDYRSPMIDLFHPADRELPDDAGRAVSAWAWGAGRAMDYLQTDPDLDPAKVAVIGHSRSGKAALWAGAQDTRFAAVVAHNSGSTGAKPARRGDGGVGAETTARVNDSFPHWFPPTYKAYGGREHALPVDQHQLLALVAPRRVVVGSATGDANADPEGEFLSYVAAARVYDLYGLGDTGLPSPHWPPATDRGHRGPAMSYHLRSGKHGLTAADWDTYLNGNLFAR, from the coding sequence ATGCACGCCGTCGCCGCGGCATTCTCGCTGGTCGTGCTGGCCGCGTCCGGAGCCGGTGACCGGCCGGTGCCGCAGGAGTCCGTTCGAGTCGCCCAGGCCGCGGTCACCGGGCCCGCCGACGACCACGGCCGTCCCGACGGCGAGCAGGACCCCGCCGAGCCGCTGACGATCGACGGGACCGCCTACCCGGACCCGCTGCGGGCCGCGAACGGCGAACCCGTGACCGGGGTCGCCGCCTGGGAGGGCACCCGCCGCGGCGAGCTGCTCGCCGACTTCCGGGAGCACGTCTACGGGCAGCCGCTGCCGGCCCCGGCGGCCCAGGACTTCCGGGTGACGGAGGCCGACGCCGGCGGCGTCACCCGCAAGACCGTGACGATCACCGTCACCGGCCCGCACGGGACCGCCGGCTTCGACCTGAGACTGTTCGTCCCGAAGACTCCCGGCCCGCCGCGCGGCACGTTCCTGATGATCGACCATCGCGGCTCGGTCGACGACGACCCGCAGCAGTCGTCGGGCTACGCGCCCGTCTCCACGATCACCCGGGCCGGCTACGCGTTCGCCGCGATCGACGCCGAGGCGATCGCCCCGGACGGCGACGACTACCGCAGCCCGATGATCGACCTGTTCCACCCCGCCGACCGGGAGCTGCCCGACGACGCCGGCCGGGCCGTCAGCGCCTGGGCCTGGGGAGCCGGCCGCGCCATGGACTACCTGCAGACCGACCCCGACCTCGATCCCGCGAAGGTCGCGGTGATCGGTCACTCCCGCAGCGGCAAGGCGGCACTGTGGGCCGGGGCCCAGGACACCCGCTTCGCGGCGGTCGTCGCGCACAACTCGGGGTCGACCGGGGCGAAGCCGGCCCGCCGCGGCGACGGCGGTGTCGGCGCCGAGACGACCGCGCGGGTCAACGACTCGTTCCCGCACTGGTTCCCGCCGACGTACAAGGCCTACGGCGGCCGGGAGCACGCGCTGCCGGTCGACCAGCACCAGCTGCTGGCCCTGGTCGCGCCCCGCCGGGTCGTGGTGGGCAGCGCCACCGGCGACGCGAACGCCGACCCGGAGGGCGAGTTCCTGTCCTACGTCGCGGCCGCCCGCGTCTACGACCTCTACGGGCTGGGGGACACCGGGCTGCCCTCGCCGCACTGGCCGCCGGCGACCGACCGCGGTCACCGCGGACCGGCGATGAGCTACCACCTGCGCTCCGGGAAGCACGGCCTGACCGCGGCGGACTGGGACACCTACCTGAACGGGAACCTCTTCGCGCGGTGA
- a CDS encoding histidine kinase has protein sequence MLRPAVMSVILMVAVTAAGLTTGEAHLVDSGYRIALLVLGVAALGTVPLRYRYPRSFALLAIVVGNAAAIATYLPLVGVFVIAARRRTAETVVVLALAVAGAAVNIALGVPTLGETLFLLGGATAFLTSSTVAGLLTANRRAMVDDLRRQLARAEADRAERDEQARAAERRRIAGEMHDRLGHRLSLLSVHAGALALRTDLSPETVRESAQVLRDTTHRAMEDLRTIVQVLNEPPCPSDGPEDTEDLAAVEHLVSEAREAGADVSLRSTALLMVAPPGRPLAGVAYRVVREGLTNAARHAPGAAVEVVLDGRPGRDLTVTVTSGCTGDRPAPEGAGTGLIGLRERVETLTGGTLAHGPLPDGYRLRAVLPWTKETHA, from the coding sequence GTGCTCCGCCCTGCCGTGATGTCCGTGATCCTGATGGTCGCGGTCACGGCCGCCGGGCTGACCACGGGGGAGGCCCACCTCGTCGACAGCGGGTACCGGATCGCCCTGCTGGTGCTCGGCGTGGCGGCGCTCGGGACGGTGCCGCTGCGCTACCGGTATCCGAGGTCGTTCGCCCTGCTGGCGATCGTGGTCGGCAACGCCGCGGCGATCGCCACGTACCTGCCGCTGGTGGGCGTGTTCGTCATCGCCGCCCGGCGCCGGACGGCCGAGACCGTGGTGGTCCTCGCCCTGGCGGTCGCCGGCGCGGCCGTCAACATCGCGCTGGGCGTCCCGACACTGGGGGAGACCCTGTTCCTGCTCGGGGGCGCGACGGCGTTCCTGACGTCGTCCACGGTGGCGGGCCTGCTCACCGCGAACCGGCGGGCGATGGTCGACGACCTGCGCCGGCAGCTCGCCCGCGCCGAGGCCGACCGCGCGGAGCGCGACGAGCAGGCCCGGGCGGCCGAACGGCGGCGGATCGCGGGCGAGATGCACGACCGGCTCGGCCACCGGCTGTCGCTGCTGTCGGTGCACGCCGGCGCGCTCGCGCTGCGCACGGACCTGTCCCCGGAGACGGTCCGGGAGAGCGCGCAGGTGCTGCGCGACACCACGCACCGCGCGATGGAGGACCTGCGCACGATCGTCCAGGTGCTGAACGAGCCGCCGTGCCCGTCCGACGGGCCGGAGGACACCGAGGACCTCGCCGCCGTCGAGCACCTGGTGAGCGAGGCCCGCGAGGCCGGCGCCGACGTCTCGCTGCGCTCCACGGCGCTGCTGATGGTGGCACCGCCGGGCCGCCCGCTCGCCGGTGTCGCCTACCGGGTGGTGCGCGAGGGGCTGACCAACGCGGCCCGGCACGCGCCCGGTGCCGCGGTGGAGGTGGTCCTCGACGGCCGGCCGGGCCGGGACCTCACCGTCACCGTGACCTCCGGGTGCACCGGTGACCGGCCCGCACCGGAGGGCGCCGGGACCGGGCTGATCGGGCTCCGGGAACGGGTGGAGACGCTGACCGGCGGCACGCTCGCGCACGGCCCGCTCCCGGACGGGTACCGGCTGCGGGCGGTCCTGCCCTGGACGAAGGAGACACACGCGTGA
- a CDS encoding phosphotransferase, which produces MEQRPTGFDDGDVRSALARHHGIDARELRYRAVGFGDYHWEATGANGRRWFVKVSDLADKPQCGPTPEAALAGYRAAMRTTAELRAGGLEFVAAPEPARNGEFVADLGGRWALVLFPHVDTEPATAGRDFYTELSRADRDALLALLARLHTTPAPADTPVHTPDVPDRAVIEDALAGQETSWTGGPFSEPARQAVVTHTSAIRDRLADADALLHQLRLAGRPVVVTHGEPHPGNLLDTDRGLLLIDWDTVGLGVPERDLAVVPGDLSAWTEATGVEPDPHALELYRLRWALADLGEFLRWFRNPHADDADSRTAWEGLLQTLDDLAGGP; this is translated from the coding sequence ATGGAGCAGCGCCCCACCGGTTTCGACGACGGCGACGTCCGCTCCGCGCTGGCCCGCCACCACGGGATCGACGCCCGGGAGCTGCGCTACCGCGCGGTCGGGTTCGGCGACTACCACTGGGAGGCGACCGGAGCGAACGGCCGGCGCTGGTTCGTGAAGGTCTCCGATCTCGCCGACAAGCCGCAGTGCGGCCCGACCCCCGAAGCCGCGCTGGCGGGCTACCGGGCGGCCATGCGCACCACGGCCGAGCTGCGCGCGGGCGGGCTGGAGTTCGTCGCCGCCCCCGAACCGGCACGGAACGGCGAGTTCGTCGCCGACCTGGGCGGCCGGTGGGCGCTGGTCCTGTTCCCGCACGTCGACACCGAACCGGCCACGGCGGGCCGCGACTTCTACACCGAGCTCTCCCGGGCCGACCGGGACGCGCTCCTCGCGCTGCTGGCCCGGCTGCACACGACACCGGCGCCGGCGGACACCCCGGTGCACACGCCGGACGTCCCGGACCGGGCGGTGATCGAGGACGCGCTCGCCGGGCAGGAGACCTCGTGGACCGGGGGCCCGTTCTCCGAACCGGCCCGGCAGGCCGTCGTCACCCACACGTCGGCGATCCGGGACCGCCTCGCCGACGCCGACGCGCTCCTGCACCAGCTCCGGCTCGCCGGGCGCCCGGTCGTCGTCACGCACGGGGAGCCGCACCCGGGCAACCTGCTCGACACCGACCGCGGCCTGCTGCTGATCGACTGGGACACCGTCGGGCTGGGCGTGCCGGAGCGGGACCTCGCCGTCGTCCCCGGGGACCTGTCGGCCTGGACCGAGGCGACCGGCGTCGAACCGGACCCGCACGCGCTGGAGCTGTACCGGCTGCGATGGGCGCTGGCCGACCTCGGGGAGTTCCTGCGCTGGTTCCGGAACCCGCACGCCGACGACGCCGACAGCCGCACGGCCTGGGAGGGGCTGCTCCAGACGCTGGACGACCTCGCCGGAGGCCCGTGA
- a CDS encoding DUF2306 domain-containing protein, which yields MAVPPAQTARRPPLRAWALVVVAAVAGVVLAAPYVLLDIGSSRLEVTGRLHYGLLVAHVLTAAVALVLGPLQFVPAVRAHTGRHRAIGRAYLLAGVVPAGLTAVPVALLSGRLVTQVGLVVPAVGWLVTAALAVRAIRRGDVEAHRSWMTRNYALTFLAVTARVLVPLMLLAQVPFGVPADTLRASAPALIPVGQVLGWVVNLVVAEILIRRRRSAGVAVPREDAGTPAT from the coding sequence ATGGCCGTCCCTCCCGCGCAGACCGCGCGCCGCCCGCCGCTGCGGGCATGGGCCCTGGTCGTCGTCGCTGCCGTCGCGGGCGTGGTCCTGGCCGCCCCGTACGTGCTGCTCGACATCGGGTCGAGCCGGCTGGAGGTGACCGGCCGGCTGCACTACGGCCTGCTGGTGGCCCACGTCCTCACCGCGGCGGTCGCGCTCGTGCTCGGTCCGCTGCAGTTCGTCCCTGCGGTCCGCGCCCACACCGGCCGGCACCGCGCGATCGGTCGCGCGTACCTGCTGGCCGGTGTCGTGCCGGCGGGGCTGACCGCCGTCCCGGTCGCGCTGCTCTCCGGACGGCTGGTCACCCAGGTCGGGCTGGTGGTCCCGGCGGTCGGCTGGCTGGTGACGGCCGCCCTGGCGGTGCGCGCGATCCGGCGGGGTGACGTCGAGGCCCACCGGTCCTGGATGACCCGCAACTACGCGCTGACCTTCCTGGCCGTGACCGCGCGGGTCCTGGTCCCGCTCATGCTGCTGGCGCAGGTGCCGTTCGGGGTCCCGGCCGACACCCTCCGCGCGTCGGCACCCGCGCTGATCCCGGTCGGGCAGGTGCTGGGCTGGGTCGTCAACCTGGTCGTCGCGGAGATCCTGATCCGGCGCAGGCGGTCGGCCGGCGTCGCGGTCCCGCGGGAGGACGCGGGGACGCCCGCGACGTGA